GGTGGCTGGCGTGAGGTCATCAATACCGATTCTGTCCACTACAACGGTAGCGATCAGGGCAATGTTGGGACGATTTACAGCGAGGAGTGGGGCAGTCACCAGCGCCAGCATTCCCTTGTTCTGACCATTCCACCGCTTGCCACGCTGTACTTGGTGAAGGAGGTGTAAATGGCGGAATTGCAGACGGGCAAGCCGACGCCGCTTGGAGCCAGTTTTGATGGGCAAGGCGTGAATTTCGCGTTGTTTTCGGCGGATGCCGAGCGGGTTGAACTGTGTGTGTTCGACGAGCGTCAGCAGGAACAGCGGCTCGAACTGACCGCACGCAGCGGTGATATTTGGCATGGCTATCTTCCCGATGCACAGCCGGGCTTACGCTACGGTTTTCGGGTCGATGGGCCGTTCGAGCCGTCACAGGGTTTACGCTTCAATCCGCATAAACTGCTGTTAGACCCGTGCGCTCGCCAGCTTGATGGCTGGGTGGTGGATGACGTTTGTCTGCAAGGCGGGATTGATCAGCGCGATGAACGCGATAGCGCTGAGATCATGGCGAAGTGCGTGGTCACGGTTGAGGATTACGACTGGCAGGGTGACCAACATCCGCAAACGCCCTGGCGTCAGACGGTAATTTACGAGGCACACGTTCGCGGGTTGACGCAACGGCACCCCGATATTCCCGAAGACATTCGCGGTAGCTATGCGGCGTTAGGCCACCCGGTGATGATTGACTATCTGACGTCGCTGGGCATCACGGCGCTGGAATTGCTCCCAGTGCAGCAGCATGCCGATGAACCACGACTTCAGCAACTGGGGCTGCGTAATTACTGGGGCTATAACGTGTTACTGCCGTTTGCGGTGGATAACAGTCTGGCTACTGGCGACGACGCGCTGAATGAATTTCGCGATGCGGTGAAAGCGCTGCATCGCGCAGGGATTGAGGTCATTTTGGATGTGGTGTTCAACCACAGCGCCGAACTGGACGTCAAAGGCCCCACGCTGTGCCAGCGCGGCATCGATAACCGCAGCTATTACTGGCTGAGCGAAAACGGCGAATACTATAACTGGACCGGCTGCGGTAATGTGCTGCGCCTGAATCATCCGGCGGTGATTGACTGGGTGATGGACTGCCTGCGCTTCTGGCGCGAGGTCTGCCACGTTGACGGTTTTCGTTTCGATCTGGCAACGGTGCTGGGGCGTACTCCAGATTTTACCGCTGCCGCACCGCTGCTGTCTGCCATGAAAAACGATAGCCGCTTACAGGGCTGCAAGCTGATTGCTGAACCATGGGATATCGGACATGGCGGCTACCAACTGGGTCAGTTCCCGACACCGTTTGCCGAGTGGAGCGACCGCTATCGTGATGACATGCGCCGTTTTTGGCTGCATGGTGATATTTCTCTCGGTGCATTTGCCCGCCGCTTTGCGGCCTCCAGCGATCTCTTCCAGCAGCATGACCGCCTGCCTTACGCCTCCATCAATAAACTGACGGCTCATGACGGCTTTACGCTACGTGATGTGGTGAGTTTCAACCACAAGCACAACGATGCTAACGGCGAGGGCAACCGTGACGGTACAGACAGCAATTTCAGCAACAACCACGGCACGGAAGGGCTGGAGGCGGATGACGACATCCTCCAACGCCGACTCGCTAGCCAGAAGGCGCTGCTGACGACGCTGATTTTGTCGCAGGGAACGCCGATGCTGCTGGCGGGCGATGAACAGGGTCACAGCCAGCAGGGCAACAACAACGCCTACTGCCAAGACAATGAATTGACCTGGCTGCACTGGGAAAACGTCGATCGGGGCTTGCGTGAATTTGTCGCTGGGTTGATCCAACTGCGCCGCACTATCCCGGCATTACAGCAGGAAACATGGTGGCAAGAAGGGGATGGCGCGGTGCAGTGGCTGAACCGAGAAGGGCAACCGTTGACGCCGCAGCAGTGGGAGCAAGGAGAGCATCAGCTACAGATTTTACTTTCCGGTCATTGGCTTGTGCTGGTCAACGCCAGCCTGCATGCCGGTGCGTTCATTTTGCCAGAAGGCCACTGGCAGGTTTCACCGCCGTTTGATGAGACGAACCCGCCTGAAGGCGGGGTGTGGCACGGACAAGCGCAGGCGGTAGGCGTCTTGATAAAACAGACCGCCTAAGCGCAATACTGGTCACTTAAGCCGGTTATTAGGGGAAACACAGGGGGAGGTTCCCGCAGGGATACCTCACCCCTGTGGTCGCCCCGTGTATCTCGATGCTTAAACGAGCGGTATTTCCGCCTGAGCGCAAGCCATTAAAAGAATAATCAGGAGATAGCCATGGTGAACAACGATAAGCATGACCCTCTGATGTTGGCAAGACAGCTCCCTCTGAAATCCGTGGCATTAATTTTGGCCGGAGGCCGTGGAACGCGGCTGAAAGGGCTGACGGCATTGCGTGCCAAGCCCGCCGTCCATTTTGGCGGCAAATTTCGCATCATTGATTTTGCGCTCTCTAACTGCCTGAATTCCGGCATACGTCGTATTGGCGTGATTACGCAATATCAGTCGCATACGCTGGTGCAGCACATTCAGCGCGGCTGGTCATTTCTGAATGCGGAAATGAACGAGTTTGTCGATTTACTCCCCGCACAGCAACGCCATTCTACCGATCACTGGTATCGGGGAACGGCGGATGCCGTTTGTCAGAATCTCGACATTATTCGGCGCTACCGTGCGGAGTATGTGGTGATCCTCGCGGGCGATCACATCTACAAGATGGACTACTCACGTATGCTGATTGATCACGTGGAGAAAGGGGCTGAATGTACGGTCGCTTGCCTGCCCGTACCGCTGGAAGAAGCCAATGCTTTTGGCGTCATGAGCGTGGACAAACAGCATCGCATCCTCGATTTTGCCGAAAAACCGGATAACCCGACGCCGATGCCGGATAACCCGGATATGGCGCTCGCGAGCATGGGGATCTATGTTTTTAATGCGGACTATCTTTATCAACTGTTGGAAGCGGATCGCAACGCACCGGATTCTAATCATGATTTTGGCCAGGATCTGATCCCGAAGATTGTCTCACAGCGTTTGGCCTGGGCGCATCCGTTTACCCTGTCGTGCGTCACATCGGGTGAAGATGAGCACCAGTATTGGCGGGATGTCGGCACGCTGGACGCTTACTGGCGCGCCAATCTCGATCTGGCGTCAGTGACGCCGGAACTGGATGTGTACGATCTGCACTGGCCGATTCGTTCCGCCATTGAATCGTTGCCGCCCGCCAAATTTGTTCAGGATCGCTCCGGCAGCCATGGCATGACGATGAACTCGCTGGTATCCGGGGGCTGCATTGTTTCCGGTTCGGTTGTCACGCATTCGGTGTTGTTCCCGCGGGTGCGGGTCAATTCATTTTGTAGTATCGATTCGACGGTGATCCTGCCGGATGTCAACGTGGGACGCTCCTGTCGTTTACGCCGTTGCGTGATTGACCGTGCCTGCCACCTGCCGGAAGGCATGGTGATTGGTGAAAATGCGGAAGAGGATAGCCGCCGTTTTTACCGATCGGAAGAAGGGATCGTTCTGGTCACGCGATCGATGTTGGAAAAGCTGTAAACGCCATCGGCATAAAATGGGAGTCATAATGCGGGTCTTACATGTTTGTTCAGAGCTGTTTCCACTATTGAAAACCGGCGGTCTTGCGGATGTGGCAGGTGCGTTGCCCAGCGCGCAAATTGCGGCGGGCATGGATGCCCGCGTCATCCTGCCTGCCTTCCCCGATTTAAAAAAAGGGATCGCCGATATACAAATTGTGCGTGAGCTGGATACGTTTGCCGGACATGTCACTCTCCTGTTCGGCCATTTTAACGGCGTCGGTATTTATCTGATTGATGTGCCTGAACTGTATGAACGCGCGGGCAGCCCTTATCACGATCCGGCACTTTATGCTTACGCCGATAACTATCTGCGGTTTGCGCTGCTGGGGTGGATGGGGTGTGAAATGGCGTGCGGGTTGGACCCCTATTGGCGGCCCGATATTGTGCATGCTCATGACTGGCACGCGGGGTTGACCTGCGCCTATCTGGCAGCACGTAACCGTCCGGCGAAATCGATCTTTACCGTTCACAATTTGGCTTATCAAGGGCTGTTTGATGCCCGACATATGGCGGATCTCCATTTACCGAGAGATTTCTTTCAGGTGTACGGGCTGGAGTTTTACGGCCAGATTTCTTACCTCAAGGCAGGGTTGTTCTACGCCGACCACATTACGACTGTGAGCCCGACCTACGCGCATGAGATTACGCTGCCAGCCTATGGTTATGGTATGGAAGGCTTGCTACAGGCGCGTGAAGAAGAAGGGCGGCTGTCTGGCATTCTCAATGGCGTTGATGAGACGATTTGGAATCCGGCGCACGATCCTTTACTCACCAGCCATTACAGCCGCGATGCGCTAGCGGACAAAGCCGAAAATAAACGACGCCTGCAAACGGCGATGGGGCTGAAAGTTGATGACAAGGCGCCGGTTTTTGCCATCGTCAGTCGCCTGACCAGCCAGAAAGGACTCGACATTGCATTAAGCGCGATACCCGATCTGCTAGAGCAGGGCGGGCAACTGGTGGTGCTGGGCGCAGGAGATGCTGATTTGCAGGAAGGTTTTCTGGCCGCCGCAGCCGAATATCACGGTCAGGTTGGTGTACAGATTGGCTATCACGAAGCCTTCTCGCACCGCATTATTGGCGGCGCGGATGTCATCATGGTGCCCAGCCGATTTGAGCCCTGCGGGTTAACGCAGCTCTATGGCCTGAAGTATGGCACGTTGCCGCTGGTGCGCCGAACGGGTGGGCTGGCGGATACGGTATCCGACTGCTCGCTGGAGAATCTGGCAGATGGTCTGGCAAGCGGGTTTGTCTTTAACGATTGCAACGTAGGATCGCTATCCCGCGCGATTCGTCGTGTGTTCGTGTTGTGGTCCCGGCCTACACTATGGCGCTATGTGCAGCGTCAGGCGATGGCGATGGATTTTGGTTGGCAGATTTCTGCTCAGGCTTATGGTGCGCTCTATCAACGCTTGTATACCCACTAGTTTCCTGTGGCGCGTCATCCGCGTGCAATCTGAAAACGACAGGGTAGGATAACACTCACTTGGGAATGAATATTATGAACTCGCCGTTTATCTATACTTCACCAACGATCAGTGTGGAAGCGCTGAAACACTCTATTGCTTACAAGCTCATGTTTACCGTGGGGAAAGATCCCTCGATTGCGAATAAACATGACTGGCTGAATGCCACACTGTTGGCCGTGCGCGACCGGATGGTCGAACGCTGGCTGCGCTCGAACCGCGCCCAGCTTTCGCAGGATGTGCGGCAGGTGTATTACCTGTCGATGGAATTTTTACTGGGGCGAACACTGTCGAACGCGCTGCTGGCGATGGGGTTGTATGAAGATCTGAAAGCGGCGCTGGATGGCATGGGGTTGGAACTGGACGATCTACTACAGGAAGAAAATGACCCCGGCTTAGGCAACGGCGGTCTGGGGCGTCTGGCGGCGTGCTTCCTGGATTCGCTGGCGACGATGGCGTTGCCGGGGCGCGGCTACGGTATCCGCTACGAATACGGCATGTTCAAACAGAATATCGTTAACGGCAAGCAGGCGGAATCGCCGGACTACTGGCTGGAATACGGTAATGCGTGGGAATTCCCGCGCCACAGCACACGTTATAAAGTGCGTTTCGGCGGCCGAATCCAGCAGGAAGGCAGCAAGCTACGCTGGCTGGAAACGGAAGAAGTTATCGCGTGTGCTTACGACCAAATCATTCCCGGTTTTGATACGGACGCTACCAATACACTGCGTCTATGGGGCGCGCAGGCCAGTAACGAAATCAATTTAGGTAAATTCAATCAGGGCGACTATTTTGCGGCGGTGGAAGATAAAAACCACTCGGAAAACGTGTCGCGCGTGCTGTATCCCGATGATTCCACCTATTCTGGCCGCGAGCTGCGTTTGCGTCAGGAATACTTTCTGGTTTCCGCAACGGTGCAGGACATCCTCAACCGCCATTGGATGATGCATAAGACCTATGCCAATCTGGCGGAAAAATTCGCCATCCACCTGAACGACACGCATCCGGTGCTGGCGATCCCAGAGCTGATGCGTTTGCTGATCGATGAGCATAAATTCAAGTGGATAGAAGCGTGGACCGTGGTGAGGAAGGTCTTCTCCTATACCAACCACACGCTGATGCAGGAAGCGCTGGAGACCTGGCCGGTTGATATGCTGGGTAAAATTCTGCC
The window above is part of the Pectobacterium araliae genome. Proteins encoded here:
- the glgC gene encoding glucose-1-phosphate adenylyltransferase, which translates into the protein MVNNDKHDPLMLARQLPLKSVALILAGGRGTRLKGLTALRAKPAVHFGGKFRIIDFALSNCLNSGIRRIGVITQYQSHTLVQHIQRGWSFLNAEMNEFVDLLPAQQRHSTDHWYRGTADAVCQNLDIIRRYRAEYVVILAGDHIYKMDYSRMLIDHVEKGAECTVACLPVPLEEANAFGVMSVDKQHRILDFAEKPDNPTPMPDNPDMALASMGIYVFNADYLYQLLEADRNAPDSNHDFGQDLIPKIVSQRLAWAHPFTLSCVTSGEDEHQYWRDVGTLDAYWRANLDLASVTPELDVYDLHWPIRSAIESLPPAKFVQDRSGSHGMTMNSLVSGGCIVSGSVVTHSVLFPRVRVNSFCSIDSTVILPDVNVGRSCRLRRCVIDRACHLPEGMVIGENAEEDSRRFYRSEEGIVLVTRSMLEKL
- the glgX gene encoding glycogen debranching protein GlgX, whose translation is MAELQTGKPTPLGASFDGQGVNFALFSADAERVELCVFDERQQEQRLELTARSGDIWHGYLPDAQPGLRYGFRVDGPFEPSQGLRFNPHKLLLDPCARQLDGWVVDDVCLQGGIDQRDERDSAEIMAKCVVTVEDYDWQGDQHPQTPWRQTVIYEAHVRGLTQRHPDIPEDIRGSYAALGHPVMIDYLTSLGITALELLPVQQHADEPRLQQLGLRNYWGYNVLLPFAVDNSLATGDDALNEFRDAVKALHRAGIEVILDVVFNHSAELDVKGPTLCQRGIDNRSYYWLSENGEYYNWTGCGNVLRLNHPAVIDWVMDCLRFWREVCHVDGFRFDLATVLGRTPDFTAAAPLLSAMKNDSRLQGCKLIAEPWDIGHGGYQLGQFPTPFAEWSDRYRDDMRRFWLHGDISLGAFARRFAASSDLFQQHDRLPYASINKLTAHDGFTLRDVVSFNHKHNDANGEGNRDGTDSNFSNNHGTEGLEADDDILQRRLASQKALLTTLILSQGTPMLLAGDEQGHSQQGNNNAYCQDNELTWLHWENVDRGLREFVAGLIQLRRTIPALQQETWWQEGDGAVQWLNREGQPLTPQQWEQGEHQLQILLSGHWLVLVNASLHAGAFILPEGHWQVSPPFDETNPPEGGVWHGQAQAVGVLIKQTA
- the glgA gene encoding glycogen synthase GlgA; translation: MRVLHVCSELFPLLKTGGLADVAGALPSAQIAAGMDARVILPAFPDLKKGIADIQIVRELDTFAGHVTLLFGHFNGVGIYLIDVPELYERAGSPYHDPALYAYADNYLRFALLGWMGCEMACGLDPYWRPDIVHAHDWHAGLTCAYLAARNRPAKSIFTVHNLAYQGLFDARHMADLHLPRDFFQVYGLEFYGQISYLKAGLFYADHITTVSPTYAHEITLPAYGYGMEGLLQAREEEGRLSGILNGVDETIWNPAHDPLLTSHYSRDALADKAENKRRLQTAMGLKVDDKAPVFAIVSRLTSQKGLDIALSAIPDLLEQGGQLVVLGAGDADLQEGFLAAAAEYHGQVGVQIGYHEAFSHRIIGGADVIMVPSRFEPCGLTQLYGLKYGTLPLVRRTGGLADTVSDCSLENLADGLASGFVFNDCNVGSLSRAIRRVFVLWSRPTLWRYVQRQAMAMDFGWQISAQAYGALYQRLYTH